The DNA region CAGTGACCAGAAAGACGATGCCAACAATTCTCTCTCCCTTCTTTACCGGGCCAAGCTTACCCCGCTCACGCTCAATCAGGTCGGCACTTCCAACTAGGTCATTCTTAGCAAAGGAATAGAGAACCTTTGTAATCATGAAAAACACAAGGGGGACACCAATCAAAACAATTGGAGCCCCAACCGAGAACCATCTGGTAAAGGTGATCGTGTATCCGTATTCGCTTTCGAAGAATGCACTAATAAACGCATTGGGGATGGTACCAATGAGGGTCCCCATCCCACCTATGTTTGCAGCATAGGCAACGCCCAGCAGTAATGCAACCGCAAAGTGGTGCTTGAAACGCTCACTGCCACTCTCAGTATCGACTAGTGCAATTACGGAAAGGGCGACAGGAAGCATCATCAAGGTCGTGGCAGTATTACTTACCCACATACTCAGTCCTGCGGTTGCAATCATGAATCCTGCAATTAAAGCCCGCGGTCCTGTGCCTACGCGCGCGATAATCCACATGGCAATCCGCCGATGTAACCCCCATCTCATCATGCTCAGGGCGATCATAAATCCTCCCATGAACAAAAAGATGATTGGATGGGCATAAGGCTCTGCGGTTTCTTGGGCGGTGCGAACACCTAAAATGGGAAATAACACCAAGGGCAGAAGCGAAGTAGCAGGAATGGGAATAGATTCACAGATCCACCACGTCGCCATAAGCAGTGCAATCCCTGCTGTATACCACGCGGCCGCTGCCAGGCCATCCGGTGGCGGCAGAATAAATACGATGATCAACCAAAATGGGCCCAGGAACAGACCCATGTATTGGCGTATTCCGTAAGAGGAGGGTATCTCCATAATTCCCTTAAATTACACTTTTATCCGCAGTTAACACCTTGATCCTTCTATGTCGGTACTCCCCTGTATTCTCGGACTGGA from Rhodothermaceae bacterium includes:
- a CDS encoding SLC13/DASS family transporter, whose amino-acid sequence is MEIPSSYGIRQYMGLFLGPFWLIIVFILPPPDGLAAAAWYTAGIALLMATWWICESIPIPATSLLPLVLFPILGVRTAQETAEPYAHPIIFLFMGGFMIALSMMRWGLHRRIAMWIIARVGTGPRALIAGFMIATAGLSMWVSNTATTLMMLPVALSVIALVDTESGSERFKHHFAVALLLGVAYAANIGGMGTLIGTIPNAFISAFFESEYGYTITFTRWFSVGAPIVLIGVPLVFFMITKVLYSFAKNDLVGSADLIERERGKLGPVKKGERIVGIVFLVTALLWITRPLLITWIPGLTDAGIAMIGGLSLFVIPVDFKRGIFTQDWETAKQLPWGALILIGGGLSLAGAVSGSGLAVWLGESLEPLQRFPTILIILMTTGIIVFLTEITSNAATTATFLPVLAALALAVGENPLLMAIPAALAASCAFMLPVATPPNAIVYGSGRVTVFEMARAGLALNFAFLLLITICAYSLILWVFRIETGTIPGWAM